From the Ruminiclostridium josui JCM 17888 genome, one window contains:
- the mreC gene encoding rod shape-determining protein MreC yields MKYFKSRALIVTIIILILIVCIGLTVNPASNINWIGNLISVPFTSVEKAFSYTGQKVEEGINLFDNVQRLQAENKELREKIDKLNNERTEYLRLKRENEDLRKVFDLKDQLADSDFVGANIIARDSGNLFNIFLTDKGSANGIDYNMPVITSKGLVGKVVSAQPFSSKIISIIEDGSSVSAIVAKSGDYVVVKGDIKLEKEGLCKLEYIPAELDLIQGDVIETSGIGGIYPKGIIIGTVKEIRSGESDLDRYAIIQPAADLKRLNQVVILRNKEAQSKSEMENSDK; encoded by the coding sequence TTGAAGTATTTTAAAAGCAGGGCATTGATAGTAACAATAATAATTTTAATTCTTATTGTTTGTATAGGCTTGACCGTAAATCCGGCAAGCAATATAAATTGGATTGGAAACTTGATTTCAGTACCATTTACATCTGTTGAAAAGGCATTTTCCTACACTGGGCAGAAGGTTGAGGAAGGTATCAACCTTTTTGATAATGTCCAAAGACTGCAGGCTGAAAACAAGGAATTAAGAGAAAAAATTGATAAGTTAAATAACGAAAGAACTGAGTATTTAAGGCTGAAAAGGGAAAATGAAGACTTGCGTAAAGTTTTTGATTTGAAAGATCAGCTAGCAGACTCTGATTTTGTTGGTGCCAATATAATAGCCAGGGATAGCGGAAATCTCTTTAATATCTTTTTAACGGATAAAGGGTCTGCTAACGGAATTGATTATAACATGCCGGTTATTACCAGTAAGGGACTTGTGGGAAAAGTAGTGTCTGCACAGCCTTTTTCCTCCAAAATCATAAGCATTATTGAAGACGGCAGTTCTGTAAGTGCCATTGTTGCCAAAAGTGGTGACTATGTGGTTGTAAAGGGAGATATTAAGCTGGAAAAAGAGGGCTTGTGTAAATTGGAATATATTCCTGCAGAACTTGACCTGATTCAGGGGGATGTAATTGAAACCTCTGGAATAGGGGGAATTTATCCAAAAGGTATTATCATTGGGACAGTCAAGGAAATTAGATCCGGGGAAAGTGATCTTGACAGATATGCAATTATTCAGCCGGCTGCGGATTTAAAAAGACTAAATCAAGTGGTAATACTAAGAAACAAAGAAGCACAATCAAAGTCAGAAATGGAAAATTCAGACAAATGA
- a CDS encoding rod shape-determining protein, which translates to MSFFARDIGIDLGTANTLVHVKGKGIVVREPSVVAVNIKNNEVLAVGEAAKEMIGRTPGNIVAIRPMKDGVIADFDITQNMIKYFIKKAMSQGRFSKPRVVICVPSGVTEVEKRAVEDATLQAGAKEAYLIEEPMAAAIGAELPVEEPSGSMVVDIGGGTSEVAVISLGGIVTSKSLRIAGDELDESIAHYIKKEYSLMIGERSAEEIKVTIGSAFPKAKEEKMMIRGRDLITGLPKNIEITSTEINEALKEPVNAIIDSIKFTLEKTPPELAADIMDRGIMLTGGGALLDGLDKLIKQETGMPVSIAENPLDCVALGTGKVLEEIETLKKVLLAPQRLK; encoded by the coding sequence ATGAGTTTTTTTGCAAGAGATATAGGTATAGATTTAGGAACAGCGAATACACTGGTACATGTTAAAGGAAAAGGAATTGTTGTCAGAGAGCCGTCTGTTGTGGCAGTTAACATTAAGAATAACGAAGTATTGGCGGTAGGAGAAGCCGCAAAGGAAATGATTGGGCGTACCCCGGGCAATATTGTAGCAATTAGACCTATGAAAGATGGAGTTATAGCTGATTTTGACATAACTCAGAATATGATAAAGTACTTTATAAAAAAGGCTATGTCTCAAGGCAGATTTAGCAAGCCAAGAGTTGTAATATGTGTTCCGTCAGGTGTAACAGAGGTTGAAAAGAGAGCTGTTGAAGATGCAACTTTACAGGCAGGAGCAAAAGAGGCTTATCTTATTGAAGAGCCCATGGCAGCAGCAATTGGTGCAGAATTACCTGTAGAAGAACCTTCTGGTAGTATGGTTGTTGATATAGGGGGAGGTACTTCAGAAGTTGCGGTAATATCTCTTGGAGGTATTGTTACAAGTAAGTCCCTTAGAATTGCCGGTGATGAATTGGACGAATCAATTGCTCACTACATTAAAAAGGAATACAGTCTTATGATAGGTGAGCGTTCTGCTGAGGAAATTAAAGTTACAATAGGCAGTGCTTTTCCTAAGGCAAAAGAAGAAAAAATGATGATAAGGGGAAGAGACCTTATTACAGGTTTACCAAAAAACATAGAGATAACTTCCACTGAAATAAATGAGGCATTGAAGGAGCCTGTTAATGCCATAATAGATTCCATCAAATTTACTCTTGAAAAAACTCCCCCTGAGTTGGCTGCGGATATTATGGATAGAGGAATAATGTTAACAGGAGGAGGAGCACTTCTTGATGGCTTGGATAAGCTGATAAAGCAGGAGACGGGTATGCCTGTATCAATAGCAGAAAATCCTCTTGATTGTGTTGCTTTGGGAACAGGCAAAGTTCTTGAGGAAATAGAAACATTAAAGAAGGTTCTTTTAGCACCACAGAGGTTAAAATAA
- the radC gene encoding RadC family protein, translating into MDRLKIKELPVCERPYEKMSEVGAERLSNAELLAIVIKTGTKSYTAVELAQMVLKLSHDGRLSSLNNLSIEQLMRVKGIGRVKAIQIKAVLEFSKRIATSNGVVRHFIKSAGDVSNLMMEEMRYLKKEMFKAILLDTKNKVMKIESISTGSLNASIVHPREVFSEAVKCGCNSIIFVHNHPSGDPTPSSEDIRTTERLVNAGDILGIKVLDHIVLGDGRYVSLKEQGYI; encoded by the coding sequence ATGGATAGGTTAAAAATAAAAGAACTTCCCGTATGTGAGAGGCCTTATGAAAAAATGTCGGAAGTGGGGGCAGAGCGCCTGTCAAACGCCGAATTGCTTGCTATAGTAATTAAGACAGGAACAAAATCTTACACAGCTGTGGAGCTTGCACAGATGGTTTTAAAGCTTTCCCATGACGGAAGACTTTCCTCACTTAACAACCTCTCTATTGAGCAGCTTATGAGAGTTAAGGGAATTGGTCGTGTAAAAGCCATTCAGATAAAAGCTGTGCTTGAGTTTTCAAAAAGAATAGCAACCAGCAACGGAGTTGTACGTCATTTTATCAAAAGTGCCGGTGATGTAAGTAACCTTATGATGGAAGAAATGCGATACCTTAAAAAGGAAATGTTCAAAGCTATTTTGCTGGATACAAAAAATAAAGTGATGAAAATAGAGAGTATTTCAACAGGCAGTTTGAATGCTTCTATTGTTCATCCCAGAGAAGTTTTCAGCGAAGCTGTAAAATGCGGTTGTAACAGTATTATTTTTGTACATAATCATCCCAGCGGAGATCCTACACCTAGTAGCGAAGATATACGTACTACTGAAAGACTTGTAAATGCTGGAGACATATTGGGAATAAAGGTATTGGATCATATTGTACTGGGTGATGGAAGATATGTGAGTTTAAAAGAACAAGGATATATTTAG
- a CDS encoding Maf family protein, with protein MRSIVLASSSPRRKDLLQQIKLPFEIIPSEIDENINELTGTPAQKAEQLAYNKAKDVSNRIKKGLVLGADTIVVIDNEILGKPKDSEDAFQMLKKLSGKEHEVITGICLLDLDNNIELIEHETTIVQFIELDDEKIRAYIKTGEAFDKAGSYAVQGLGSVLVKGINGCYSNVVGLPLTRLSYMLEKLKESVIK; from the coding sequence ATGAGAAGTATAGTTTTGGCATCATCGTCACCCAGAAGAAAAGATTTACTGCAGCAAATAAAATTACCCTTTGAAATTATTCCAAGCGAAATTGATGAGAATATAAACGAGCTGACAGGTACTCCGGCTCAAAAAGCAGAACAGCTTGCATATAACAAAGCTAAAGATGTTTCCAACAGAATAAAGAAAGGTTTGGTTTTAGGTGCAGATACCATTGTTGTCATTGATAATGAGATTTTAGGAAAGCCTAAAGATTCTGAAGATGCATTTCAGATGCTCAAAAAACTTAGTGGCAAGGAACATGAGGTTATTACAGGAATATGCTTACTAGACCTGGATAATAATATTGAGCTTATAGAACATGAAACAACCATTGTTCAATTTATAGAGTTGGATGATGAAAAAATCAGAGCTTATATTAAAACAGGTGAGGCATTTGATAAGGCAGGCTCTTATGCAGTACAGGGCTTAGGCTCGGTATTAGTAAAGGGAATAAATGGTTGTTATTCAAATGTTGTGGGGCTTCCATTAACTAGATTGAGTTATATGTTGGAAAAGCTTAAGGAAAGTGTCATTAAATAA
- a CDS encoding adaptor protein MecA: protein MRIEKVNENVLKVTITLNDLEERNIDISSLNYNSPAAQELFWDMMERAEEEYGFASGDSQLVFEASPESEDGFVVTITKIDSDGEFESIHKYIKSKYKNSDLRQKKKKSKVCSTLNIYCFDSIEDLCQLAKRIYTLYNGDSSVYRLKNSYYLLLAGSSSSPKLDIIMDEYSVHVGNANFFEGYLNEYGEKIIRENALETLNVYF from the coding sequence ATGAGAATAGAAAAAGTTAATGAAAATGTACTGAAGGTCACAATCACATTAAATGACCTGGAAGAAAGAAATATAGATATTTCTTCTCTGAATTATAATTCACCTGCCGCCCAGGAATTATTCTGGGATATGATGGAACGTGCCGAAGAAGAGTATGGTTTCGCATCCGGGGATTCTCAATTGGTGTTTGAAGCTTCTCCTGAAAGCGAAGACGGATTTGTAGTAACTATTACAAAGATTGACTCAGACGGTGAATTTGAATCCATTCATAAATATATTAAAAGCAAATACAAGAATTCTGATTTGAGACAGAAAAAGAAAAAAAGCAAGGTTTGCTCCACTTTGAACATATACTGTTTTGATTCAATTGAAGACTTATGCCAATTGGCAAAACGGATTTACACTTTGTACAATGGTGACAGTTCTGTTTACCGGCTTAAAAATAGCTACTATCTTCTGCTTGCCGGTTCTTCATCCTCTCCCAAGCTGGACATAATCATGGATGAGTACTCTGTACATGTGGGAAATGCTAACTTTTTCGAAGGCTATCTTAATGAATACGGAGAGAAAATTATCCGGGAAAACGCTTTAGAAACTTTAAACGTTTACTTTTAA
- a CDS encoding PRC-barrel domain-containing protein, which produces MKKTEEIIGLPIISICDGEEVGKVKGVIVNAAKGAVDYVVVENGIQILNAKVISAKDVIGIGEYALTIENEAVISDISKIPAAIDHLQKNIPVKGTRVMTKKGSLIGEIGDIYIDEDNNCLIFALEFISVKDQNNIRLIPRESVITFGKNLIVVQENVEATLADDISKLESGVENHSSDSIQTNNEIIGENIESGSMSELMEKKHREFLNGKRVSKTIYDDEGKVLIEEDTLIDDDVFDLAKAYDKVIDLVMNNK; this is translated from the coding sequence ATGAAAAAAACTGAAGAGATAATAGGTTTACCTATAATTAGCATCTGCGATGGTGAAGAAGTTGGTAAGGTAAAGGGAGTTATAGTTAATGCTGCAAAAGGCGCAGTTGACTATGTGGTAGTAGAAAACGGAATACAGATTCTAAATGCAAAAGTAATTTCTGCAAAGGATGTAATAGGAATCGGTGAATATGCACTTACCATTGAAAATGAAGCCGTAATAAGTGATATTAGTAAAATACCCGCTGCCATAGACCATCTCCAGAAAAATATACCTGTTAAAGGTACAAGAGTTATGACTAAAAAGGGAAGCCTAATAGGTGAGATAGGGGATATCTATATAGATGAGGATAACAACTGTTTAATATTTGCATTAGAGTTTATTTCAGTTAAAGACCAAAATAATATAAGATTAATTCCAAGAGAAAGCGTTATAACATTTGGTAAAAATCTAATTGTTGTACAGGAAAATGTTGAAGCTACTCTTGCAGATGATATTTCAAAGTTAGAATCAGGAGTAGAAAACCATAGTTCAGATTCAATCCAAACAAACAATGAAATCATTGGCGAAAATATTGAATCGGGTTCAATGAGTGAGCTTATGGAAAAGAAACACCGAGAGTTTCTCAATGGTAAAAGAGTATCCAAAACTATATATGACGATGAGGGAAAAGTATTGATAGAAGAGGACACTCTTATTGATGATGATGTATTTGACCTGGCAAAAGCTTATGACAAGGTAATTGATTTGGTAATGAATAACAAATAG
- the lon gene encoding endopeptidase La, producing MADKSEKKQKKQLPLLPLRGLTVFPFMTLYFDVGRDKSIKALEEAMINDQLIFLVAQKDASTDSPGADDIYSIGTVSKVKQLLKLQGDTIRVLVEGINRAEIKKIVQDDPFFIVEVVETRVEEEDFEGNEVEALKRRLISAFEDYVKLSGKISPDTALSVVEISNISQVSDIIANNIPLKVEQKQAILSEFHPLRRVEKLLEILYQEIEILEIEKDINAKVRKQIDKLQKEYYLREQMKAIQTELGDRDGIAGEVEEYREKLKSAGLPEEVEKKVNKELDRLLKMPQGSAEGGVIRTYLDWIFDLPWNKSTQEHIDLKSAEEILEKDHYGLTKVKERIIEYLAVQKLKNSLKGPILCLVGPPGVGKTSIAKSIAKALNRNYVRISLGGVKDESEIRGHRRTYVGSMPGRIISALKQAGSNNPLILLDEIDKMSSDFRGDPASAMLEVLDSEQNFAFRDHYIELPFNLSNAMFLTTANTLDTIPRPLLDRMEVINLSSYTEEDKANIAMKYLLPKQIKLHGLTSKNIRIDEKTIRDIINYYTREAGVRNLEREIGSVCRKVAKILVSENKKSVTVNKNNLEKFLGVKRFRFDYAGEKDEIGIATGLAWTPVGGDTLSIEVNLMQGNGKLELTGHLGDVMKESAKAAMSFIRSRCTELKIDEKFYEKNDIHIHVPEGAIPKDGPSAGITLATAMVSALSGVPVNRKVAMTGEITLRGRVLPIGGLKEKVLAAHRAGIETIILPVDNKKDIEEIPENVRQSLNFICASDMHTVLENALVYKKDSLK from the coding sequence ATGGCTGACAAAAGTGAAAAAAAACAGAAAAAACAATTACCGCTGCTTCCGCTCAGGGGACTAACGGTTTTCCCTTTTATGACCCTGTACTTTGATGTAGGAAGGGATAAATCCATAAAGGCACTCGAAGAGGCAATGATCAATGACCAACTGATTTTTCTTGTAGCACAAAAAGATGCTTCCACTGATTCTCCAGGTGCTGATGATATTTATTCAATCGGTACTGTATCAAAGGTTAAGCAGTTACTTAAACTACAGGGTGATACAATAAGAGTTCTTGTTGAAGGTATAAACAGAGCTGAAATAAAGAAAATTGTCCAAGATGATCCTTTTTTCATTGTAGAAGTGGTTGAAACAAGGGTAGAAGAAGAGGACTTTGAGGGAAATGAAGTAGAAGCTTTAAAAAGAAGGCTAATTTCGGCCTTTGAAGATTATGTAAAACTAAGCGGGAAGATTTCTCCTGATACAGCTCTTTCGGTTGTGGAGATTAGCAATATAAGTCAGGTTTCCGATATAATAGCAAATAATATACCTCTGAAGGTTGAGCAGAAGCAGGCCATACTTTCAGAATTTCACCCATTAAGAAGGGTTGAAAAACTACTGGAAATCTTATATCAGGAAATAGAAATACTTGAGATTGAAAAAGATATAAACGCAAAAGTAAGAAAGCAAATAGATAAGCTCCAGAAAGAATACTATCTTCGTGAACAGATGAAGGCAATTCAAACTGAACTTGGCGATAGAGATGGGATTGCCGGTGAGGTAGAGGAGTACAGAGAAAAATTAAAATCAGCCGGACTTCCGGAAGAGGTTGAAAAGAAGGTTAATAAGGAATTGGATAGGCTTTTGAAAATGCCGCAGGGCTCTGCCGAAGGCGGTGTGATTAGAACCTACCTTGATTGGATATTTGACTTGCCATGGAATAAATCAACACAAGAGCATATAGATTTGAAAAGTGCAGAAGAAATTCTGGAAAAGGACCACTACGGTCTTACGAAGGTAAAGGAAAGAATAATAGAATATTTAGCGGTCCAGAAGCTGAAAAACAGCCTGAAAGGCCCTATTCTTTGTCTTGTAGGACCACCGGGAGTGGGTAAGACATCCATTGCAAAGTCTATTGCAAAAGCACTGAACAGGAACTATGTACGTATCTCTCTTGGCGGTGTTAAGGATGAGTCAGAGATAAGAGGACACAGAAGAACATATGTGGGCTCAATGCCAGGAAGAATTATATCAGCCTTAAAACAGGCAGGCTCAAACAATCCTTTGATACTTCTGGATGAAATAGATAAAATGAGCTCTGATTTTAGAGGTGACCCTGCCTCAGCAATGCTGGAAGTGCTGGATTCAGAGCAAAACTTTGCTTTCAGAGACCACTATATTGAATTGCCTTTTAATCTGTCAAATGCAATGTTCCTTACTACTGCAAACACTTTGGATACAATACCAAGGCCACTGCTTGATAGAATGGAAGTAATTAATCTTTCCAGTTATACTGAGGAGGACAAGGCAAATATAGCTATGAAATATCTGCTTCCAAAGCAGATTAAGCTTCACGGACTTACATCAAAAAATATAAGAATAGATGAAAAAACCATAAGAGATATAATCAATTACTATACCCGTGAAGCAGGAGTAAGAAATCTTGAAAGAGAGATAGGCTCTGTTTGCAGAAAAGTTGCAAAGATTTTGGTATCTGAAAATAAAAAATCAGTTACAGTAAACAAGAACAACCTTGAAAAATTCCTTGGTGTTAAGAGATTCAGATTTGATTATGCAGGGGAAAAGGATGAAATTGGTATTGCCACAGGGCTTGCATGGACACCTGTTGGAGGTGACACACTTTCCATAGAAGTAAACCTTATGCAGGGGAACGGTAAGTTGGAACTCACAGGGCATTTGGGCGATGTTATGAAAGAATCCGCCAAGGCTGCTATGAGTTTCATAAGATCAAGATGCACAGAATTGAAAATAGATGAGAAGTTTTATGAAAAAAATGACATACACATTCATGTTCCCGAAGGTGCAATTCCTAAAGACGGACCATCAGCCGGAATTACACTTGCAACGGCAATGGTATCTGCCTTGTCAGGAGTGCCGGTAAACAGAAAGGTAGCTATGACAGGGGAAATTACCTTAAGAGGCAGAGTTCTTCCAATCGGTGGATTGAAAGAAAAGGTGCTGGCAGCACATAGAGCTGGAATTGAGACTATAATTCTTCCGGTGGACAATAAAAAAGATATAGAAGAAATACCTGAGAATGTAAGACAGTCTTTAAATTTCATATGTGCTTCTGATATGCATACCGTATTGGAAAATGCGTTGGTATATAAAAAGGACAGTTTAAAATAA
- the pyk gene encoding pyruvate kinase codes for MRRTKIICTLGPASDSEDILRKMMLGGMNLARLNFSHGTHEEHKKRADLVKKIREELNLPIPLLLDTKGPEIRTGKFKDGQVILEENNEFILVNKDIIGDETKCTITYKELYKDVSKGSKILINDGLVELEVTEIKNKDIYCRVLNGGAVGNHKGINVPGAEIKLPALTKQDIDDIKFGIENDFDIIAASFVRKASDVIEIRKVLEKNGGKDILIISKIENREGIKNFNDILKVSDGIMVARGDLGVEIPVEEVPIVQKNIIEKCYQAGKPVITATQMLDSMIRNPRPTRAEASDVANAIFDGTSCVMLSGETAAGKYPLETIEVMSRIAEKAESSMDYWKRFTTTRTELNSSVTNAISHATCTTALDLKASAIITVTQSGHTARMIARFRPACPIIATTANPKVQRQLNLSWGVSPYLVGVANTTDEMFDNGVEKALESGLVKNGDLAVITAGMPAGISGTTNTLKVHIVGKVLVQGDGIGTACATGELCVAQNGKEAMDKFSDGNILVVPFTDNSMLPIIKRASAIVVEEHGQSCHTATVGLALDIPVIVAAENATKILKSGSVVTVDSERGLVIRCN; via the coding sequence ATGAGGAGAACAAAAATAATTTGCACATTGGGGCCTGCTTCTGATAGTGAAGACATATTAAGGAAAATGATGCTTGGCGGAATGAATCTGGCAAGATTGAATTTTTCCCATGGAACACATGAAGAACATAAAAAGAGGGCAGACTTAGTAAAGAAAATAAGAGAAGAACTTAATCTTCCTATACCTTTATTACTTGATACAAAAGGGCCTGAAATACGAACCGGCAAATTTAAGGACGGTCAGGTCATACTTGAAGAAAATAATGAGTTTATACTTGTTAACAAGGATATAATAGGTGATGAAACAAAATGTACAATTACCTATAAAGAACTTTATAAAGATGTTTCAAAAGGAAGCAAGATACTTATTAACGATGGTTTGGTTGAACTTGAAGTTACCGAAATAAAGAACAAGGATATTTACTGCAGGGTTCTTAACGGCGGAGCAGTAGGAAATCACAAGGGAATAAATGTACCAGGTGCGGAAATCAAACTGCCTGCATTGACGAAACAGGATATTGACGATATCAAATTTGGTATAGAAAATGACTTTGACATTATTGCAGCCTCATTCGTCAGAAAAGCTTCGGATGTTATAGAAATAAGAAAGGTTCTTGAAAAGAATGGTGGCAAGGACATATTGATAATATCAAAAATAGAGAATAGAGAGGGTATAAAAAACTTTAATGATATTCTTAAGGTTTCTGACGGAATAATGGTAGCAAGAGGAGACCTTGGTGTTGAAATACCCGTAGAAGAGGTTCCTATTGTTCAAAAGAACATTATAGAAAAGTGTTATCAGGCAGGTAAACCTGTAATAACTGCTACCCAAATGCTTGACTCTATGATTAGAAATCCAAGACCTACAAGAGCAGAAGCCAGTGACGTTGCAAATGCTATATTTGACGGAACAAGCTGTGTAATGCTTTCAGGAGAAACAGCAGCGGGAAAATACCCTCTTGAAACTATAGAAGTAATGTCAAGAATTGCTGAAAAGGCTGAAAGCTCAATGGATTACTGGAAGAGATTCACAACTACACGTACCGAATTAAATTCCAGTGTTACAAATGCTATCAGTCATGCAACCTGTACCACGGCATTGGACTTAAAGGCTTCTGCCATAATAACGGTTACGCAGTCGGGACACACAGCAAGAATGATAGCCAGATTTCGTCCTGCATGCCCGATTATTGCAACAACAGCAAATCCAAAGGTGCAAAGACAGTTGAACTTGTCCTGGGGAGTATCGCCATATTTAGTAGGAGTTGCTAATACAACAGATGAAATGTTTGATAACGGCGTTGAAAAAGCGTTGGAGTCTGGTCTTGTAAAGAATGGTGATTTGGCGGTAATAACAGCCGGAATGCCTGCCGGAATAAGCGGAACAACCAATACACTTAAAGTTCATATAGTAGGAAAAGTGTTGGTTCAGGGTGATGGAATTGGTACAGCTTGTGCAACAGGCGAATTATGCGTTGCACAGAACGGAAAAGAAGCTATGGATAAATTCAGCGACGGCAATATATTAGTTGTTCCATTTACAGATAACTCAATGCTCCCAATAATAAAGAGAGCCTCTGCCATAGTTGTGGAAGAACACGGACAGTCTTGCCATACTGCAACAGTTGGTTTGGCACTGGATATACCTGTAATAGTAGCGGCTGAAAATGCTACTAAGATATTGAAATCAGGTTCAGTAGTAACCGTTGATTCTGAAAGAGGCCTCGTAATCAGATGTAATTGA
- a CDS encoding sodium-dependent transporter, whose amino-acid sequence MEKQAQERERFSTGLAAFFATLSSAVGLGNIWKFPYLTGNYGGGAFLLIYFICVVLVALPVMISELYIGRRTRKNTIGAISAIKPRGPWKIIGYMGILSAFFILFFYSSVAGWVYSYIFKSLSGTFANSSYEDMDNIFNQTASSPVAPIIWQFVAIAVVASILVLGVKKGIERMTKVLMPVLLILIIICDIRALTLPGSMKGITFIFKVDFSSITKEVILMALGLSFFKLSLGMGTIITYGSYFTSNDNMIATAGRVAVSDTIVSLLAGLAIFPAVFSFGMTPQQGPGLLFKTIPLVFSKVPFGRVLIVLFFVLSAIAATTAMLSMLEVVVTYFVEEKKVSRRKAVLICSSIVMIIGTFATMSQNSDNPISKIKPFGLSLFDFFDQASSNVLLPLGGLLIALFAGYIINKKDIQTELSNYGELKNQTLIRIYTFLVRYIAPVLLFIVFMSMIGVWG is encoded by the coding sequence ATGGAAAAACAAGCACAGGAAAGAGAAAGATTTTCAACAGGATTAGCAGCATTTTTTGCAACTTTAAGTTCTGCCGTGGGTCTCGGGAATATTTGGAAATTTCCTTATCTTACAGGCAATTACGGAGGTGGGGCTTTTCTACTTATATATTTTATATGTGTTGTTCTTGTAGCGCTGCCTGTTATGATAAGTGAACTGTATATCGGGAGAAGGACCAGAAAAAATACTATAGGCGCTATATCTGCTATTAAGCCCAGAGGGCCATGGAAAATAATAGGGTATATGGGTATATTGTCGGCTTTTTTTATTCTTTTCTTCTACAGTTCTGTGGCAGGCTGGGTCTATTCCTACATTTTTAAGAGTTTATCAGGAACTTTCGCCAACAGTTCTTATGAAGACATGGACAACATATTCAATCAAACGGCTTCTTCCCCTGTTGCCCCTATTATATGGCAGTTTGTGGCTATTGCAGTAGTAGCGTCTATTCTGGTGCTGGGTGTAAAAAAAGGAATTGAAAGAATGACCAAAGTTTTGATGCCTGTGTTACTGATTCTTATTATAATTTGTGATATACGTGCACTGACATTGCCAGGTTCTATGAAGGGAATAACTTTCATTTTCAAAGTAGATTTCTCCAGCATCACAAAAGAAGTTATTTTAATGGCATTAGGACTTTCTTTTTTCAAATTGTCTTTAGGAATGGGAACAATAATTACCTACGGCAGCTACTTTACTTCTAACGACAACATGATAGCTACCGCCGGAAGGGTTGCCGTATCAGATACTATTGTTTCGCTTCTGGCGGGATTAGCAATTTTCCCGGCAGTTTTCTCCTTTGGCATGACTCCTCAACAAGGCCCCGGGCTGCTATTTAAAACTATTCCGTTGGTATTTTCAAAAGTACCCTTTGGTAGAGTACTAATAGTTCTTTTCTTTGTATTGTCGGCCATTGCAGCAACAACCGCAATGCTCTCAATGCTTGAAGTTGTAGTTACCTATTTTGTAGAAGAAAAAAAGGTGTCAAGAAGAAAAGCAGTATTAATATGTTCCTCCATAGTTATGATTATAGGAACATTTGCTACTATGTCTCAGAACAGTGATAATCCTATAAGCAAAATAAAACCTTTCGGCTTAAGCTTATTTGATTTCTTCGACCAGGCTTCTTCAAATGTATTGTTGCCTCTTGGAGGACTGCTAATTGCATTGTTCGCAGGTTATATTATAAATAAAAAAGATATTCAAACAGAACTTTCTAATTATGGAGAGTTGAAAAATCAGACACTTATAAGGATTTATACTTTTTTGGTAAGGTATATTGCACCGGTTCTACTGTTTATTGTTTTTATGAGTATGATAGGAGTATGGGGATAA